A genomic region of Conger conger chromosome 6, fConCon1.1, whole genome shotgun sequence contains the following coding sequences:
- the qser1 gene encoding glutamine and serine-rich protein 1 isoform X1 yields MMDRNYPTSSFADQLAPPAQTAAWAYERNTASIKPSSTYGAASPESDLLQRQPYASNHQPSTFATAHHPTGLSGIFDAGVHAANSSTTEASVMSFLSAVESRSPQAGPATASLLPQFRTPSWQTGMNSSAATELFVAGALPSGTIPTPYQHHNTFSTRSFSTAPSLALQDASFTSSTNGILSPQDPLLQIKPAQGSVPPALPFDRFSGAALSVSVPPQSSTYRSAQESAPHLLQPQFSLLPSALTGAQAAPQTYGSSVFAGSIERALQRECSVIKHHQRPSSTQSMQSQHSLQGYMAGGGGEVTFQSSPREPAVLPCSPVGESTQVSDSRLQQKTSQSTLEQTQAYPSSISSPTFSSPSGTKNKDSRHAQQTPEASEPHGGSPDLRPQRYTSPIQRQSPVIAAQPQPYTSSAQLPSLMPVSPLQHYVTSPTVPNHGQVCSSSQLEKLPPFYKTLTTFSGQSGNITPTSQSLVYSSGQQQGLISVGRSDEYVNSAQSFSSSHSQTLPTVSYSAQSQGLATVSLSQSYTSGHSLILTSDSLSYSSARPQNLPTSSPIQEYILMQPSPSIKTENTLSPQPQKYLPPVQSPPFSNLASHSQALQNNQSSAELKLPYSKRKLDASTFVISKQEGDEFPVQDLQGLQQTSQDPTTQTLAACETGEQNSAGHANSKLDDRYNSQSVIRSSMQPEDQILGLALSESKKEERMVSLNHHKQHMTTASTSQVTTDAKRNSPLVQSSHVTIGTDELNKQHSLLQVVPESQLTLNHQIQGVSAHQQSQNSMVQQTQYIRLPSAQVLLEPSRDLQRILLQQPLFHPGLDSTKVSAQLQQIPVHYLQMDDQAIGSSDGHSQQQVVLPQGSDVLKMGIAEASKSVQQQQQHSLSKENFGQTNQHDAKHHFALSSICFPDSMLLGDERNILSNVDDILAATAAACGVTPQDFVKATSSEGEMASLANPIDSKGHFQFVDTRHNSPSFSSPHAITANTHTVAMTQNSAHLNLGMHQLSKGGCLENQAIEVSNAPMQQELAGSAFSSGHDIGERVVGSLQRSRSTSQVAEGEKETVAEDGTVGYSNGAFNTCGRNLNDESTASENDLHQAGEECDPMGLMHKTNLTRDKHHAQNLGQKTAKVDLAGFECSTSFSKKKAKSKGSNKFMGEEENGYPKLAKRSGQGKRQNSRGSETSSPSTSDCCYDGYQQQERMRQKIREVEEKQPEVKTGFIGSFLDFLKSGPKQQFSSPPIRMPNRSRKAPASFKRPPCPLTSKAQPLPVPLTSPDADAVSACKRLDEELKRNLEALPSFSSDEDDSVGKNQDLQKSITSALSALDDPSDKKSQFGLTEKHNSGPIIKQEQSHNVPSSGLQTEKQGPVTSVEMSASEQVKEFPSDQLAKQLNSVAIEGLTDEDLSDSGGEGMYRERDEFVVKIEDIECLKMTLTAGHEPPAIWKVQKALLQKFVPELRNGTRVFSATNSYLGYFGDAKTLYRRVYVKFIDTVNKREYVRVCSRKPRCKPMHSMRGSHAKALLGQRVPSAAAANPYSLKPASSKPPSKPKAKQPKVKAEPPPKKRKKWKEFASSPAVVSPEAVSEDDEFSPPVPFATRFLNTRTMKEAFRSYVELLIGVALDSSVMENLEKENDEILLPHMKKLDGMITDNRRRLLPKLRVGQLFKKALDSFPEMSVVAELTKEGETPTFKVRLSGKPYHKKTMRPSKASSKLPLEYTVDKEKTQWFSLYHSLQHYKYHTFLICKDEIASLQTQGRDLGQEETVQLCMGDGKWVEGLFDKFGELLTQVQQTCLL; encoded by the exons ATGATGGACAGGAATTACCCGACTTCCAGCTTCGCAGATCAGTTGGCTCCACCAGCACAGACCGCAGCTTGGGCCTACGAGCGCAACACCGCAAGCATTAAGCCAAG CTCAACATATGGAGCAGCATCCCCGGAATCGGATCTTCTCCAACGCCAGCCCTACGCTTCCAATCATCAGCCCTCAACCTTCGCCACTGCGCATCACCCCACAG GGCTGTCTGGAATCTTCGATGCTGGTGTGCACGCCGCTAACAGTAGCACTACTGAAGCGTCAGTCATGAGCTTCCTCTCTGCTGTCGAGTCCCGTTCCCCTCAGGCTGGACCTGCTACCGCATCCCTCCTCCCCCAGTTCAGGACTCCCTCATGGCAGACTG GCATGAATTCATCTGCTGCTACGGAGCTATTTGTCGCTGGAGCCCTGCCCTCGGGAACAATCCCCACGCCCTACCAGCACCACAACACCTTCTCCACCCGCAGTTTCTCCACTGCACCATCACTGGCACTTCAGGACGCCAGCTTCACCTCCTCCACAAATGGCATACTATCTCCGCAAGACCCTCTGCTGCAGATCAAGCCTGCCCAGGGGTCGGTGCCCCCGGCTCTGCCTTTCGATCGCTTCAGCGGCGCCGCTTTGAGCGTCAGCGTTCCGCCCCAGTCATCCACGTACCGTTCGGCCCAGGAGTCGGCTCCCCATCTCCTGCAGCCTCAGTTCAGCCTGTTGCCCTCTGCCCTGACCGGGGCCCAAGCCGCCCCCCAGACTTACGGCTCCTCAGTCTTCGCAGGCTCCATCGAGAGAGCGCTCCAGCGGGAATGTAGTGTGATCAAGCACCATCAGCGGCCTTCCAGTACCCAGTCCATGCAGTCGCAGCATTCCCTGCAGGGCTACATGGCTGGCGGCGGGGGCGAGGTCACCTTCCAGAGCTCCCCCCGTGAGCCAGCCGTGCTGCCCTGCAGCCCCGTGGGAGAATCTACTCAGGTGAGCGACAGCAGACTGCAGCAGAAAACATCTCAGTCCACACTGGAGCAAACTCAGGCCTACCCCTCTTCCATCTCTTCCCCAACGTTTTCGTCCCCATCCGGCACAAAGAACAAAGACTCCAGGCACGCCCAGCAGACCCCAGAGGCCAGCGAGCCCCACGGAGGCTCCCCAGACCTGCGGCCTCAGCGCTACACCTCTCCCATCCAGAGGCAGAGCCCTGTGATTGCTGCCCAGCCCCAGCCCTACACATCATCAGCACAGCTGCCGAGCCTGATGCCAGTCAGTCCCCTGCAGCACTACGTCACGTCACCGACTGTGCCCAACCACGGCCAGGTCTGCTCTTCCAGCCAGTTGGAGAAGTTGCCTCCTTTCTACAAGACTCTGACCACTTTCTCTGGACAGTCGGGAAACATAACCCCGACAAGCCAGTCACTTGTCTACTCTTCTGGTCAGCAACAGGGGCTGATTTCGGTTGGACGTAGCGATGAGTATGTGAATTCTGCTCAGAGTTTTTCTTCCAGCCACTCTCAGACCCTGCCAACTGTAAGCTATTCTGCGCAGTCCCAGGGACTGGCTACCGTAAGTCTCTCTCAGAGCTACACTTCAGGACACTCTCTCATCCTGACCTCAGATTCCCTCTCCTACTCTTCTGCTCGTCCCCAGAACTTACCCACGTCAAGCCCCATCCAGGAGTACATCCTAATGCAGCCTTCCCCCAGCATCAAAACGGAAAACACATTGTCACCACAGCCTCAGAAATACTTGCCTCCTGTTCAGTCCCCGCCTTTCTCTAACCTAGCCTCGCATTCCCAAGCCTTACAGAACAACCAGTCCTCAGCTGAGTTGAAGCTGCCCTACAGCAAAAGGAAATTGGACGCCAGCACGTTTGTCATCTCCAAACAGGAGGGAGATGAGTTTCCTGTTCAGGATTTGCAAGGGTTGCAGCAAACCTCCCAGGACCCCACCACTCAGACCCTGGCTGCCTGTGAAACTGGAGAACAGAACAGCGCTGGGCATGCAAACTCCAAGTTGGATGACCGGTACAACTCGCAGAGCGTGATCCGGAGCAGCATGCAGCCTGAGGACCAGATACTGGGCCTGGCACTGTCCGAATCTAAAAAAGAGGAAAGGATGGTTTCCTTGAACCACCACAAACAGCATATGACCACCGCTAGTACCAGTCAAGTGACCACAGACGCGAAGAGGAACTCCCCTCTGGTGCAGTCTTCCCATGTGACCATAGGCACAGATGAGCTGAATAAGCAGCACTCACTCCTGCAAGTTGTCCCTGAGTCGCAGCTTACACTAAACCATCAGATACAGGGCGTCAGTGCTCATCAACAGAGTCAGAACAGCATGGTGCAGCAGACCCAATATATCCGCTTGCCAAGTGCCCAGGTCCTGCTGGAACCCTCACGAGACCTGCAGAGGATCCTGCTCCAGCAGCCCTTGTTCCACCCGGGGCTTGACTCAACCAAGGTATCAGCCCAGCTGCAGCAGATCCCTGTGCACTACCTGCAAATGGACGATCAGGCTATAGGATCCAGCGACGGCCATAGCCAGCAGCAGGTGGTTCTTCCACAGGGCTCAGATGTCCTGAAGATGGGGATTGCTGAAGCCTCCAAGTctgtccagcagcagcagcagcactcgTTGTCAAAAGAGAACTTTGGCCAAACGAACCAGCATGACGCAAAGCATCATTTTGCTTTGAGTTCCATTTGCTTCCCTGACTCTATGCTGCTGGGGGATGAGAGGAACATCTTGTCCAATGTGGATGACATCTTAGCTGCCACCGCGGCTGCCTGTGGAGTCACCCCTCAGGATTTTGTCAAGGCCACCTCCTCGGAAGGAGAGATGGCCTCACTGGCTAACCCCATAGACTCAAAGGGACACTTCCAGTTTGTGGACACAAGGCATAATTCTCCTAGCTTCTCGTCACCACACGCCATCACTGCTAACACCCACACTGTGGCCATGACACAGAACAGTGCCCATTTGAATTTAGGCATGCACCAGTTGTCTAAGGGTGGATGCTTGGAGAACCAAGCAATTGAGGTGTCAAATGCCCCAATGCAACAGGAGTTGGCTGGCTCTGCCTTCAGTTCTGGACATGACATAGGAGAGAGGGTGGTGGGCTCTCTGCAAAGGTCCAGGAGCACCAGCCAGGTGGCAGAAGGGGAGAAGGAGACAGTAGCTGAGGATGGGACTGTGGGCTACAGCAATGGGGCTTTCAACACCTGTGGGAGGAACCTCAACGATGAGAGCACAGCGTCCGAGAATGACCTTCATCAGGCTGGTGAGGAGTGTGACCCCATGGGGCTTATGCACAAAACCAACCTGACCAGGGACAAGCATCATGCTCAGAACCTAGGGCAGAAGACTGCTAAAGTGGACCTTGCTGGCTTTGAGTGTTCCACCAGTTTTTCCAAAAAGAAGGCAAAGTCCAAGGGTTCAAATAAGTTTATGGGCGAGGAAGAAAATGGCTACCCCAAGTTGGCAAAGAGGAGTGGCCAGGGTAAGCGACAGAACTCTAGAGGGAGTGAAACTAGCTCACCCTCCACCTCCGATTGCTGCTATGATGGATATCAGCAGCAGGAGCGAATGCGGCAGAAGAtcagggaggtggaggagaagcAGCCAGAGGTCAAAACAGGATTCATTGGGTCCTTTTTGGACTTCCTGAAATCAGGACCcaagcagcagttctcctctcctcccataAGAATGCCCAATCGTTCCCGGAAGGCACCTGCATCTTTCAAAAGGCCCCCCTGTCCCCTGACCTCCAAGGCACAACCTTTGCCAGTgccattgacatcaccagacgcCGATGCTGTCAGTGCTTGCAAGAGGCTTGATGAGGAACTGAAGAGGAACCTGGAGGCCTTGCCTTCTTTCTCCTCTGATGAGGATGATTCTGTGGGAAAGAATCAGGATCTTCAAAAGAGCATCACTTCTGCCCTCTCTGCATTGGATGACCCTTCAGACAAGAAGAGTCAGTTTG GTCTGACAGAGAAACATAATTCAGGACCCATCATAAAGCAGGAACAATCTCATAATGTGCCTTCATCAGGGCTGCAGACTGAAAAACAGGGTCCTGTCACGTCTGTTGAGATGTCTGCATCAGAGCAGGTGAAGGAGTTCCCATCTGACCAGCTGGCCAAACAGCTGAACTCCGTAGCCATCGAGGGCCTGACGGACGAGGACTTGTCCGACAGTGGCGGTGAGGGGATGTACCGCGAGAGAGACGAGTTTGTGGTGAAAATCGAGGATATCGAATGCTTGAAG ATGACATTAACAGCAGGGCATGAGCCCCCTGCCATCTGGAAGGTACAGAAAGCCTTACTGCAGAAATTCGTGCCTGAGCTGAGGAACGGAACCCGAGTGTTTTCAGCTACTAACAGC TATTTAGGGTACTTTGGGGATGCGAAGACCTTGTACAGGAGAGTGTATGTGAAGTTCATCGACACTGTAAACAAGAGGGAGTACGTGCGTGTCTGCAGCAGGAAACCAAGGTGCAAACCCATGCACTCCATGAG AGGTTCCCATGCCAAGGCTCTGCTCGGCCAGAGAGTGCCATCTGCTGCGGCCGCCAACCCCTACTCGCTAAAGCCTGCGTCCAGCAAGCCCCCCTCCAAACCAAAAGCCAAGCAGCCCAAGGTGAAGGCGGAGCCGCCACCCAAAAAGAGGAAGAAGTGGAAAGAGTTTGCCTCTTCGCCCGCCGTGGTGTCCCCAGAGGCCGTGAGCGAAGACGATG AGTTCAGTCCTCCGGTCCCCTTTGCCACACGCTTCCTCAACACCAGGACCATGAAGGAGGCCTTCAGGAGCTATGTGGAGCTGCTCATCGGTGTGGCTCTGGACAGCAGCGTGATGGAGAATTTGGAGAAGGAGAATG ATGAGATCCTCCTTCCTCACATGAAGAAACTGGACGGGATGATAACAGACAACAGACGGAGGCTGCTGCCCAAACTGCGGGTGGGGCAACTATTCAAG AAAGCACTGGACAGTTTCCCAGAGATGTCAGTAGTGGCAGAGTTGACAAAAGAAGGTGAAACCCCCACCTTTAAAGTGCGGTTGAGTGGAAAACCTTACCATAAGAAAACCATGAGACCTTCCAAAGCCTCCAGCAAATTACCCCTG GAATACACTGTGGACAAGGAGAAAACACAGTGGTTTTCGCTGTATCATTCACTGCAGCATTACAAGTACCATACCTTCCTGATTTGTAAAGACGAG ATCGCATCTCTTCAGACGCAGGGCCGGGACCTGGGACAGGAGGAGACGGTGCAGCTGTGCATGGGCGATGGAAAGTGGGTGGAGGGCCTCTTCGACAAGTTTGGGGAGCTGCTGACGCAGGTGCAGCAGACCTGCCTGTTGTAG
- the qser1 gene encoding glutamine and serine-rich protein 1 isoform X2, which produces MMDRNYPTSSFADQLAPPAQTAAWAYERNTASIKPSSTYGAASPESDLLQRQPYASNHQPSTFATAHHPTGMNSSAATELFVAGALPSGTIPTPYQHHNTFSTRSFSTAPSLALQDASFTSSTNGILSPQDPLLQIKPAQGSVPPALPFDRFSGAALSVSVPPQSSTYRSAQESAPHLLQPQFSLLPSALTGAQAAPQTYGSSVFAGSIERALQRECSVIKHHQRPSSTQSMQSQHSLQGYMAGGGGEVTFQSSPREPAVLPCSPVGESTQVSDSRLQQKTSQSTLEQTQAYPSSISSPTFSSPSGTKNKDSRHAQQTPEASEPHGGSPDLRPQRYTSPIQRQSPVIAAQPQPYTSSAQLPSLMPVSPLQHYVTSPTVPNHGQVCSSSQLEKLPPFYKTLTTFSGQSGNITPTSQSLVYSSGQQQGLISVGRSDEYVNSAQSFSSSHSQTLPTVSYSAQSQGLATVSLSQSYTSGHSLILTSDSLSYSSARPQNLPTSSPIQEYILMQPSPSIKTENTLSPQPQKYLPPVQSPPFSNLASHSQALQNNQSSAELKLPYSKRKLDASTFVISKQEGDEFPVQDLQGLQQTSQDPTTQTLAACETGEQNSAGHANSKLDDRYNSQSVIRSSMQPEDQILGLALSESKKEERMVSLNHHKQHMTTASTSQVTTDAKRNSPLVQSSHVTIGTDELNKQHSLLQVVPESQLTLNHQIQGVSAHQQSQNSMVQQTQYIRLPSAQVLLEPSRDLQRILLQQPLFHPGLDSTKVSAQLQQIPVHYLQMDDQAIGSSDGHSQQQVVLPQGSDVLKMGIAEASKSVQQQQQHSLSKENFGQTNQHDAKHHFALSSICFPDSMLLGDERNILSNVDDILAATAAACGVTPQDFVKATSSEGEMASLANPIDSKGHFQFVDTRHNSPSFSSPHAITANTHTVAMTQNSAHLNLGMHQLSKGGCLENQAIEVSNAPMQQELAGSAFSSGHDIGERVVGSLQRSRSTSQVAEGEKETVAEDGTVGYSNGAFNTCGRNLNDESTASENDLHQAGEECDPMGLMHKTNLTRDKHHAQNLGQKTAKVDLAGFECSTSFSKKKAKSKGSNKFMGEEENGYPKLAKRSGQGKRQNSRGSETSSPSTSDCCYDGYQQQERMRQKIREVEEKQPEVKTGFIGSFLDFLKSGPKQQFSSPPIRMPNRSRKAPASFKRPPCPLTSKAQPLPVPLTSPDADAVSACKRLDEELKRNLEALPSFSSDEDDSVGKNQDLQKSITSALSALDDPSDKKSQFGLTEKHNSGPIIKQEQSHNVPSSGLQTEKQGPVTSVEMSASEQVKEFPSDQLAKQLNSVAIEGLTDEDLSDSGGEGMYRERDEFVVKIEDIECLKMTLTAGHEPPAIWKVQKALLQKFVPELRNGTRVFSATNSYLGYFGDAKTLYRRVYVKFIDTVNKREYVRVCSRKPRCKPMHSMRGSHAKALLGQRVPSAAAANPYSLKPASSKPPSKPKAKQPKVKAEPPPKKRKKWKEFASSPAVVSPEAVSEDDEFSPPVPFATRFLNTRTMKEAFRSYVELLIGVALDSSVMENLEKENDEILLPHMKKLDGMITDNRRRLLPKLRVGQLFKKALDSFPEMSVVAELTKEGETPTFKVRLSGKPYHKKTMRPSKASSKLPLEYTVDKEKTQWFSLYHSLQHYKYHTFLICKDEIASLQTQGRDLGQEETVQLCMGDGKWVEGLFDKFGELLTQVQQTCLL; this is translated from the exons ATGATGGACAGGAATTACCCGACTTCCAGCTTCGCAGATCAGTTGGCTCCACCAGCACAGACCGCAGCTTGGGCCTACGAGCGCAACACCGCAAGCATTAAGCCAAG CTCAACATATGGAGCAGCATCCCCGGAATCGGATCTTCTCCAACGCCAGCCCTACGCTTCCAATCATCAGCCCTCAACCTTCGCCACTGCGCATCACCCCACAG GCATGAATTCATCTGCTGCTACGGAGCTATTTGTCGCTGGAGCCCTGCCCTCGGGAACAATCCCCACGCCCTACCAGCACCACAACACCTTCTCCACCCGCAGTTTCTCCACTGCACCATCACTGGCACTTCAGGACGCCAGCTTCACCTCCTCCACAAATGGCATACTATCTCCGCAAGACCCTCTGCTGCAGATCAAGCCTGCCCAGGGGTCGGTGCCCCCGGCTCTGCCTTTCGATCGCTTCAGCGGCGCCGCTTTGAGCGTCAGCGTTCCGCCCCAGTCATCCACGTACCGTTCGGCCCAGGAGTCGGCTCCCCATCTCCTGCAGCCTCAGTTCAGCCTGTTGCCCTCTGCCCTGACCGGGGCCCAAGCCGCCCCCCAGACTTACGGCTCCTCAGTCTTCGCAGGCTCCATCGAGAGAGCGCTCCAGCGGGAATGTAGTGTGATCAAGCACCATCAGCGGCCTTCCAGTACCCAGTCCATGCAGTCGCAGCATTCCCTGCAGGGCTACATGGCTGGCGGCGGGGGCGAGGTCACCTTCCAGAGCTCCCCCCGTGAGCCAGCCGTGCTGCCCTGCAGCCCCGTGGGAGAATCTACTCAGGTGAGCGACAGCAGACTGCAGCAGAAAACATCTCAGTCCACACTGGAGCAAACTCAGGCCTACCCCTCTTCCATCTCTTCCCCAACGTTTTCGTCCCCATCCGGCACAAAGAACAAAGACTCCAGGCACGCCCAGCAGACCCCAGAGGCCAGCGAGCCCCACGGAGGCTCCCCAGACCTGCGGCCTCAGCGCTACACCTCTCCCATCCAGAGGCAGAGCCCTGTGATTGCTGCCCAGCCCCAGCCCTACACATCATCAGCACAGCTGCCGAGCCTGATGCCAGTCAGTCCCCTGCAGCACTACGTCACGTCACCGACTGTGCCCAACCACGGCCAGGTCTGCTCTTCCAGCCAGTTGGAGAAGTTGCCTCCTTTCTACAAGACTCTGACCACTTTCTCTGGACAGTCGGGAAACATAACCCCGACAAGCCAGTCACTTGTCTACTCTTCTGGTCAGCAACAGGGGCTGATTTCGGTTGGACGTAGCGATGAGTATGTGAATTCTGCTCAGAGTTTTTCTTCCAGCCACTCTCAGACCCTGCCAACTGTAAGCTATTCTGCGCAGTCCCAGGGACTGGCTACCGTAAGTCTCTCTCAGAGCTACACTTCAGGACACTCTCTCATCCTGACCTCAGATTCCCTCTCCTACTCTTCTGCTCGTCCCCAGAACTTACCCACGTCAAGCCCCATCCAGGAGTACATCCTAATGCAGCCTTCCCCCAGCATCAAAACGGAAAACACATTGTCACCACAGCCTCAGAAATACTTGCCTCCTGTTCAGTCCCCGCCTTTCTCTAACCTAGCCTCGCATTCCCAAGCCTTACAGAACAACCAGTCCTCAGCTGAGTTGAAGCTGCCCTACAGCAAAAGGAAATTGGACGCCAGCACGTTTGTCATCTCCAAACAGGAGGGAGATGAGTTTCCTGTTCAGGATTTGCAAGGGTTGCAGCAAACCTCCCAGGACCCCACCACTCAGACCCTGGCTGCCTGTGAAACTGGAGAACAGAACAGCGCTGGGCATGCAAACTCCAAGTTGGATGACCGGTACAACTCGCAGAGCGTGATCCGGAGCAGCATGCAGCCTGAGGACCAGATACTGGGCCTGGCACTGTCCGAATCTAAAAAAGAGGAAAGGATGGTTTCCTTGAACCACCACAAACAGCATATGACCACCGCTAGTACCAGTCAAGTGACCACAGACGCGAAGAGGAACTCCCCTCTGGTGCAGTCTTCCCATGTGACCATAGGCACAGATGAGCTGAATAAGCAGCACTCACTCCTGCAAGTTGTCCCTGAGTCGCAGCTTACACTAAACCATCAGATACAGGGCGTCAGTGCTCATCAACAGAGTCAGAACAGCATGGTGCAGCAGACCCAATATATCCGCTTGCCAAGTGCCCAGGTCCTGCTGGAACCCTCACGAGACCTGCAGAGGATCCTGCTCCAGCAGCCCTTGTTCCACCCGGGGCTTGACTCAACCAAGGTATCAGCCCAGCTGCAGCAGATCCCTGTGCACTACCTGCAAATGGACGATCAGGCTATAGGATCCAGCGACGGCCATAGCCAGCAGCAGGTGGTTCTTCCACAGGGCTCAGATGTCCTGAAGATGGGGATTGCTGAAGCCTCCAAGTctgtccagcagcagcagcagcactcgTTGTCAAAAGAGAACTTTGGCCAAACGAACCAGCATGACGCAAAGCATCATTTTGCTTTGAGTTCCATTTGCTTCCCTGACTCTATGCTGCTGGGGGATGAGAGGAACATCTTGTCCAATGTGGATGACATCTTAGCTGCCACCGCGGCTGCCTGTGGAGTCACCCCTCAGGATTTTGTCAAGGCCACCTCCTCGGAAGGAGAGATGGCCTCACTGGCTAACCCCATAGACTCAAAGGGACACTTCCAGTTTGTGGACACAAGGCATAATTCTCCTAGCTTCTCGTCACCACACGCCATCACTGCTAACACCCACACTGTGGCCATGACACAGAACAGTGCCCATTTGAATTTAGGCATGCACCAGTTGTCTAAGGGTGGATGCTTGGAGAACCAAGCAATTGAGGTGTCAAATGCCCCAATGCAACAGGAGTTGGCTGGCTCTGCCTTCAGTTCTGGACATGACATAGGAGAGAGGGTGGTGGGCTCTCTGCAAAGGTCCAGGAGCACCAGCCAGGTGGCAGAAGGGGAGAAGGAGACAGTAGCTGAGGATGGGACTGTGGGCTACAGCAATGGGGCTTTCAACACCTGTGGGAGGAACCTCAACGATGAGAGCACAGCGTCCGAGAATGACCTTCATCAGGCTGGTGAGGAGTGTGACCCCATGGGGCTTATGCACAAAACCAACCTGACCAGGGACAAGCATCATGCTCAGAACCTAGGGCAGAAGACTGCTAAAGTGGACCTTGCTGGCTTTGAGTGTTCCACCAGTTTTTCCAAAAAGAAGGCAAAGTCCAAGGGTTCAAATAAGTTTATGGGCGAGGAAGAAAATGGCTACCCCAAGTTGGCAAAGAGGAGTGGCCAGGGTAAGCGACAGAACTCTAGAGGGAGTGAAACTAGCTCACCCTCCACCTCCGATTGCTGCTATGATGGATATCAGCAGCAGGAGCGAATGCGGCAGAAGAtcagggaggtggaggagaagcAGCCAGAGGTCAAAACAGGATTCATTGGGTCCTTTTTGGACTTCCTGAAATCAGGACCcaagcagcagttctcctctcctcccataAGAATGCCCAATCGTTCCCGGAAGGCACCTGCATCTTTCAAAAGGCCCCCCTGTCCCCTGACCTCCAAGGCACAACCTTTGCCAGTgccattgacatcaccagacgcCGATGCTGTCAGTGCTTGCAAGAGGCTTGATGAGGAACTGAAGAGGAACCTGGAGGCCTTGCCTTCTTTCTCCTCTGATGAGGATGATTCTGTGGGAAAGAATCAGGATCTTCAAAAGAGCATCACTTCTGCCCTCTCTGCATTGGATGACCCTTCAGACAAGAAGAGTCAGTTTG GTCTGACAGAGAAACATAATTCAGGACCCATCATAAAGCAGGAACAATCTCATAATGTGCCTTCATCAGGGCTGCAGACTGAAAAACAGGGTCCTGTCACGTCTGTTGAGATGTCTGCATCAGAGCAGGTGAAGGAGTTCCCATCTGACCAGCTGGCCAAACAGCTGAACTCCGTAGCCATCGAGGGCCTGACGGACGAGGACTTGTCCGACAGTGGCGGTGAGGGGATGTACCGCGAGAGAGACGAGTTTGTGGTGAAAATCGAGGATATCGAATGCTTGAAG ATGACATTAACAGCAGGGCATGAGCCCCCTGCCATCTGGAAGGTACAGAAAGCCTTACTGCAGAAATTCGTGCCTGAGCTGAGGAACGGAACCCGAGTGTTTTCAGCTACTAACAGC TATTTAGGGTACTTTGGGGATGCGAAGACCTTGTACAGGAGAGTGTATGTGAAGTTCATCGACACTGTAAACAAGAGGGAGTACGTGCGTGTCTGCAGCAGGAAACCAAGGTGCAAACCCATGCACTCCATGAG AGGTTCCCATGCCAAGGCTCTGCTCGGCCAGAGAGTGCCATCTGCTGCGGCCGCCAACCCCTACTCGCTAAAGCCTGCGTCCAGCAAGCCCCCCTCCAAACCAAAAGCCAAGCAGCCCAAGGTGAAGGCGGAGCCGCCACCCAAAAAGAGGAAGAAGTGGAAAGAGTTTGCCTCTTCGCCCGCCGTGGTGTCCCCAGAGGCCGTGAGCGAAGACGATG AGTTCAGTCCTCCGGTCCCCTTTGCCACACGCTTCCTCAACACCAGGACCATGAAGGAGGCCTTCAGGAGCTATGTGGAGCTGCTCATCGGTGTGGCTCTGGACAGCAGCGTGATGGAGAATTTGGAGAAGGAGAATG ATGAGATCCTCCTTCCTCACATGAAGAAACTGGACGGGATGATAACAGACAACAGACGGAGGCTGCTGCCCAAACTGCGGGTGGGGCAACTATTCAAG AAAGCACTGGACAGTTTCCCAGAGATGTCAGTAGTGGCAGAGTTGACAAAAGAAGGTGAAACCCCCACCTTTAAAGTGCGGTTGAGTGGAAAACCTTACCATAAGAAAACCATGAGACCTTCCAAAGCCTCCAGCAAATTACCCCTG GAATACACTGTGGACAAGGAGAAAACACAGTGGTTTTCGCTGTATCATTCACTGCAGCATTACAAGTACCATACCTTCCTGATTTGTAAAGACGAG ATCGCATCTCTTCAGACGCAGGGCCGGGACCTGGGACAGGAGGAGACGGTGCAGCTGTGCATGGGCGATGGAAAGTGGGTGGAGGGCCTCTTCGACAAGTTTGGGGAGCTGCTGACGCAGGTGCAGCAGACCTGCCTGTTGTAG